The sequence GAAGAAGGCTTAGAAGAAGGTGACATTATCCTTGCAGAAGGAGTTAACGTTGTTCGTTCTGGAAATAAAATTATTCCTCAAAAGACAACTATGGATGCCATTCTTAATTCATACCAAGTTCAATTTAAATAAATAACCCTCCAATATGTTACAGAAATTTATTGATAGACCTATTCTATCGACGGTTATCTCTGTGGTAATCACTTTGTTGGGTATCTTAGGGTACGTTGAACTACCTGTATCTCAATATCCTAATATTGCACCTCCAACAGTATCTGTAGATGCTAGTTACCCTGGTGCAAGTGCAGAAACAATTCTTGAAAGTGTAATTGTTCCTATCGAAGACCAAATTAATGGTGTGGAAGGAATGACTTACATGACCTCTAGTGCAAGTAATGATGGAGGTGCAAGTATTACAGTATTTTTTGAGCAAGGAGTAGATCCTAACGTTGCTGCTGTAAATGTTCAAAACCGTGTAGCAAGAGCAAATTCTAAATTACCAGCAGAGGTAATTAGAAATGGTGTCATTACAGAAAAGAAAGAAAATTCTGCTTTAATGTATGCCGCTGTATATTCTGAGAATAAAGATTACGACGAGACGTTTGTCTTTAATTATTTCAATATCCATGTAAAACCAGAGCTACAACGTATTAAAGGTGTAGCATCTGTAAGTGCTTTTGGAGCGAAAGATTATGCCATGAGAGTATGGTTAGATCCTGCAAAAATGGCAAGTTATTCTTTAACTACAAATGATATTAGGAATGCAATTAACGAGCAAAGTTTAGAAGCTGCAGCTGGTGCACTTGGTCAGAATTCCGGGTCTCCTTTTGAGTTTGTGATTAAGTATAAAGGTCGTTTCAAAAATAAGAATGAATACGAAGATATCATTATCCGTTCTATGGGTAATGGTCGTTATTTACGTTTAAAAGATGTTGCAACGGTAGAACTAGATGCTTTTTCTTATAACTCAAAAAGTATTACACTTGGTCATCCGAGTATTAGCTTCGGTATATATCAAACACCAGGTTCTAACGCACAGAAAGTAATTGAAAATATTCACGAGGAATTAAAAAGGTTAGAAAAGACATTCCCAGATGATGTAAAATATGTGATTAATTTCGATACCAATCGTTTTTTATCAGCATCAATGGAAAAAGTAACACATACTTTAATAGAAGCATTTATTTTAGTGTTTTTAGTAGTATTACTTTTCTTACAAGACTTTAAGTCAACATTAATTCCTGCAATTGCAGTACCCGTAGCAATTATTGGTACATTCTTCTTCCTAAATTTATTTGGGTACTCTCTTAATTTACTGACGTTGTTTGCATTAGTATTGGCCATTGGTATTGTTGTAGATGATGCCATTGTTGTTGTAGAAGCAGTGCATGCAAAATTAGATATGGGAGAGACTGATGTACATAAAGCGACATCAAAAGCAATGGACGAGATTGGTGGTGCAATTATTTCTATTACGTTGGTAATGGCAGCTGTTTTTATTCCAATTACTTTTATTAAAGGACCTTCTGGTGTATTCTATGAGCAGTTTGGAGTAACGCTAATTATTGCAATTTTAATATCAGCAGTAAATGCATTAACATTAAGTCCAGCACTTTGTGTAATGTTCTTAAAAGGACATCATGGAGATAAAAAGAAGAAATTCATAGATAAGTTTTATGATGCTTTCAATTTAGCATTTGACATTGCCGTTCGTAAATACGGTAGAGTTTTAAATGTTATGTTAAAGCACAAATGGATTACTGTTTTAGCACTTGCTGGTTCTATTGCGGGTATTGTTTATTTTGATGCCAATACTCCATCAGGTTTTGTTCCATCAGAAGATAGAGGGGTAATTTTTGTAAATATGGAATTACCAATTGGCTCTTCTTTAGACCGTACATACGCTATGACAGAAGAGATGTTAGATTCTATGAAGAATATCGAAGGTATTCACAGTGCATCTATGCGTTCAGGATCTAACTTTTTCTCTGGTGCTGGTAGCTCATATGCTCTTGGTTTTGTATTATTAAAAGGATACGAAGAAAGGACAACACCAGAAACTAGTTTAAAGGGTATAATGGCTCAATTAAAAGCAAAAACGGCAAATATAAAGACAGCTCGTTCTATTTTCTTTGTGCCGCCAAGTATCCCAGGTTTTGGTAGTTCAGATGGATTTGAATTTCAAATTTTAGATAAATCATCAGGTACTTTAAAAGGGTTAGATGAGGTGTCTAAAGAGTTTACAAATAAAATAAGTAATAGCTCTGTTATTGGTTTTGCATCTAACTCATTCAATGTCAATTTCCCTCAGTTAGAAATGGAAATTGATGTGGCAAAAGCAAAAGAATCTAAAGTAGTTATTAAAGATATATTTAGTACGCTCCAAGGTTTTATTGGTGGTTATTATGTGGCGGATTTTACTCGTTTTGGTAAACAATTGAGAGTAAATATGCAGGTAAAGCCAGAAGATAGAAAAGACGCATCTAGTTTAGATAAGATGTTTGTGAAAAATAGTGAGGGAAAGATGGTACAGATTTCAGAGTTTGTTCATCTTAAACGTACTTATGGACCACAATCAATAAAGCGTTTTAACTTATATAATTCAGTTTCTGTAACTGGAGGAGTAATGCCCGGACATTCATCTGGTGAAGCAATTGCTGAAATCAATCGTTTAGCAGAAGAGTCATTACCGCAGAATTATCAGATTGCCTACTCTGGTTTAACAAGAGAGGAAATTAATTCTTCAGGGCAATCAGTGTATATTTTCATGTTGAGTATTCTATTTACTTACTTGTTCTTAGCAGCACAATACGAAAGTTATATTGTTCCTTTTTCAGTATTATTATCTATTCCATTCGGTATTTTTGGAGCATACGCTTTTACTAACTGGGCAGGATTAGAGAATAATATTTACTTCCAAGTTGCCATGATAATGCTTGTTGGTTTACTTGCAAAAAATGCCATTTTAATAGTGGAGTTTGCCATTCAAAGAAGGCAAGAAGGACTATCCTTAGTTAATGCAGCTCTAGAAGGTTCTAAAGAACGTATTCGTCCTATTTTAATGACCTCTTTTGCATTTATTCTTGGTTTAATGCCATTGGTATTAGCAACTGGAGTTGGTGCAGCAGGTAACAGATCTATTGGTACGGGTGCAGTAGCTGGTTTGTTTGTAGGTACAATGTTAGGCTTGTTGTTTATACCTGTATTGTTTGTTTTCTTTCAAGGAATCCAAGAAAAGATTACTCCTTTAAAAAAGATTGAAGATCAAAATAAATAGAATATGAAATCAATTAAATACCTAGTGTATAGTATTCTTATTGGTTTACTATTTACATCTTGTTTACTTAGAAAAGAGTACAATAGAACTGTTGAGGTAGACAACGATCACCTTTATAGAATAGATACAGAAGTAGATTCTACACAGAATTTTGGCACTATTATTTGGGCCGATTTCTTTAAAGATTCAGTGCTTAAGCAATATATTGAAAAGGGTTTAGAACAAAACTTTGATGTACGTATTGCTTTAGAAAATGTCGAAATTGCAAAATCTCGATTCAAGCAAGGTAAACAAGTAAATCTACCTACAGTTTCTGGAAATGTATCTGGAGCATATACTAAAAACACCCAAAATGGTCAGTTTGGTAATGCTTTTGGTGATATTACTAGATACGATGTTGGCTTGGATATTTCTTGGGAAGCTGATATTTGGGGTAAATTAAAAGCAACTTCAGAAGTTGCCCGTATGAATTTATTGCAACAGTCTGAGGTTAAAAAAGCAATTACTTCTGATTTAGTAAGCCAAATTGCATTCAGTTATTATAGACTTATAGGATACGATAAGCAAAGAGATATTCTTGATAAAACGATTATAGCTAGACAAGAAAGTTTAGAAGTAACAGAAGCTCTTTTTTCTGCAGGCGAGGTAACTTTGGTAGCCGTTAAACAATCAGAAGCTTTATTGTACAACTCTAAAGTACTTTTAGTTGAGGTAGAAAAGAATATTGAAATTACTGAAAATGCACTCTCGTTTTTAATGGGAGAATCTGGACAATTACTAGAGAGAGATACCACATTTACAGACCGTTTTGATTTTAAATTAGATGTTGGTATTCCTATTCAATTGTTAGAAAATAGACCTGATATTAAATCTGCAGAATACTTACTTATCAATTCATTTGAACAAGTAAATATTGCAAAGGCTAACTTCTACCCTTCTTTAAAAATTTCTGTTGGTGGAGGTTTACAAAGTACTGACTTAGAAAATTGGTTTTCTCCCTCATCATTTTTATTTAATGTGTTAGGGCAAGCAACACAACCTATTTGGAATCAGCGTAAGATTAAAACGGAATATGAAGTTAGTCAGTCGCAGGAGAAAAAAGCACTTTTTAACTTCCAAAGACAAATATTGATGGCAGGGCAAGAGGTATCAAACTCTGTCATGATCATAAATAGGCAAGGTGATATTATAAATAATCAGCAATTAGAATGCGATGCATATAGAGATGCCGTAGAATATTCTCAAGACTTATTATTATTTGGTTCAGCCAACTATCTTGAAGTAATCACAGCAAGACAAAATCTATTACAAGCAGAATTAGTGTTGGTAAACAGACAACTTGATTTAATCACTGAGTATATTAAGTTATACAATGCACTTGGTGGCGGATGGAGTTAAGGCATAATTCACTCTAGACAAGAAAGACATTTCAATTTATATTGGGATGTCTTTTTTTTAGATCAATTTTTACTATTTGATCATAGTTTACTTTAAATATTAATGCGTAGTGTTATTGGGTGTTGTATTATTTGGTTTTTTTTTATTGATGAATGAGCAAAGTATACTAATAAATATAATTATTCGAACATCGAATTTAAATAATTGATTAATAGTAAGTCTTAGAGGTTGTAGGAGGTCAAGATCTGATTGTTATAGGTATAAAGATGGTTATTTCTCTAAAAAAACGCTCTATATATTGTAGCATCAACACTTAAAAAAGGATTTAGAGATCATGACTTTTATGATTTCAGTAAATTCTAAAGATCAATAACTATGAAATATTATGAAAAGAAAATTATTACTTTTACTAACATTTTTTGCTCTTGGTATAACTACTATTTCTGCACAATCTACCTACTATGTAGACAATGTAAATGGTGCAGATAGTAATAGTGGATTATCAGAAAATTCGGCTTGGAAAACACTAGATAAAGTGAAAAGTACTAGTTGGAGATATAAACCCGGTGATAATATATTATTCCATTCTGGACAGGTTTGGGAAGGTAAATTCTTCTTCAATCAGCTTTTTGGTACAAATGACGCCCCAATTGTTTTCAGTTCTTATGGAGACGGAGCAAAACCCCATATTAAAGGAAATGGAGAAGATAATGCTACAGTACAATTGATGAATTGTGGGTATGTTACTTTTAATGGCTTTGAAGTTACTAATAAGGGAGAACAACAAAAAGGAGGAAGATATGGAATAGAAATTAGAGCAAATAATTACGGTGAAATTTATGGAACACAAGTAATTAATTGTGATATACATGATGTAAATGGTGAACAAGAAAAAGGTAAAGGTCAAGGCGGAGGAATCCTTGTTAAAAATACAGGGAGTACAGTGAGAAGCCGTTTGGTAGATGTTCTAATTGAAGGAAACCATATTTATGATATTGTTAGAAATGGAATTTATGGAAACTACAATTTTGGTTTAGAAAATCCTTTTAGAAACAAGAATATTGTTATTCGAAAAAACGTAATTGAAAGAATACCAGGTGATGCAATTGTTGCTTTTGGTATGGAAAACGCTTTAGTAGAATACAATATATGTAGAGATTTTACTCCTTTGTTAGATGCAAATGATAATGCAGCAGCTGGTATTTGGGCTTTCAATTCATCAAATACTATTATTCAATACAATCAAGTAAGTGGGCATAAAGCTAAACATGACGGCCAAGGTTATGATGCTGATTTTAATTGTGAAAATACAGTTATTCAGTACAATTATAG is a genomic window of Flammeovirga pectinis containing:
- a CDS encoding efflux RND transporter permease subunit, coding for MLQKFIDRPILSTVISVVITLLGILGYVELPVSQYPNIAPPTVSVDASYPGASAETILESVIVPIEDQINGVEGMTYMTSSASNDGGASITVFFEQGVDPNVAAVNVQNRVARANSKLPAEVIRNGVITEKKENSALMYAAVYSENKDYDETFVFNYFNIHVKPELQRIKGVASVSAFGAKDYAMRVWLDPAKMASYSLTTNDIRNAINEQSLEAAAGALGQNSGSPFEFVIKYKGRFKNKNEYEDIIIRSMGNGRYLRLKDVATVELDAFSYNSKSITLGHPSISFGIYQTPGSNAQKVIENIHEELKRLEKTFPDDVKYVINFDTNRFLSASMEKVTHTLIEAFILVFLVVLLFLQDFKSTLIPAIAVPVAIIGTFFFLNLFGYSLNLLTLFALVLAIGIVVDDAIVVVEAVHAKLDMGETDVHKATSKAMDEIGGAIISITLVMAAVFIPITFIKGPSGVFYEQFGVTLIIAILISAVNALTLSPALCVMFLKGHHGDKKKKFIDKFYDAFNLAFDIAVRKYGRVLNVMLKHKWITVLALAGSIAGIVYFDANTPSGFVPSEDRGVIFVNMELPIGSSLDRTYAMTEEMLDSMKNIEGIHSASMRSGSNFFSGAGSSYALGFVLLKGYEERTTPETSLKGIMAQLKAKTANIKTARSIFFVPPSIPGFGSSDGFEFQILDKSSGTLKGLDEVSKEFTNKISNSSVIGFASNSFNVNFPQLEMEIDVAKAKESKVVIKDIFSTLQGFIGGYYVADFTRFGKQLRVNMQVKPEDRKDASSLDKMFVKNSEGKMVQISEFVHLKRTYGPQSIKRFNLYNSVSVTGGVMPGHSSGEAIAEINRLAEESLPQNYQIAYSGLTREEINSSGQSVYIFMLSILFTYLFLAAQYESYIVPFSVLLSIPFGIFGAYAFTNWAGLENNIYFQVAMIMLVGLLAKNAILIVEFAIQRRQEGLSLVNAALEGSKERIRPILMTSFAFILGLMPLVLATGVGAAGNRSIGTGAVAGLFVGTMLGLLFIPVLFVFFQGIQEKITPLKKIEDQNK
- a CDS encoding TolC family protein, translated to MKSIKYLVYSILIGLLFTSCLLRKEYNRTVEVDNDHLYRIDTEVDSTQNFGTIIWADFFKDSVLKQYIEKGLEQNFDVRIALENVEIAKSRFKQGKQVNLPTVSGNVSGAYTKNTQNGQFGNAFGDITRYDVGLDISWEADIWGKLKATSEVARMNLLQQSEVKKAITSDLVSQIAFSYYRLIGYDKQRDILDKTIIARQESLEVTEALFSAGEVTLVAVKQSEALLYNSKVLLVEVEKNIEITENALSFLMGESGQLLERDTTFTDRFDFKLDVGIPIQLLENRPDIKSAEYLLINSFEQVNIAKANFYPSLKISVGGGLQSTDLENWFSPSSFLFNVLGQATQPIWNQRKIKTEYEVSQSQEKKALFNFQRQILMAGQEVSNSVMIINRQGDIINNQQLECDAYRDAVEYSQDLLLFGSANYLEVITARQNLLQAELVLVNRQLDLITEYIKLYNALGGGWS